A stretch of the Theileria equi strain WA chromosome 1, complete sequence genome encodes the following:
- a CDS encoding zinc finger protein zpr1 domain containing protein (encoded by transcript BEWA_031010A) translates to MDEAPDTFIADSDQAEVASACVCCGENGITRMLLTKIPHFNDIVVISFECNSCGYSNNEIQGVSSIKDRGVKIKVEVNTSKGLNNQVVISNHSSIKIVEIDFEVPPIPQKGVVTTIEGLVSGISSNLDEHIKSIAEALVTNVDLNIQLTTGEVKSATEYIHILSEIKDKLVSYSSGTEPFTILIDDPSGNSYVENTESIVLSEETYQRSEEQLKAMGYATKEETSQELDLTKPLEDEDVGKEGLSLIVDCPNCGLQGHNKICEVLVPGFGSCVIMAFTCENCGSKTNEMKPGGGYKDFGKKWKLVVESPQDLNRDVIISETATIFIAHLDFEMTPGTIGSAFTSLEGLIIKMVEGLESSHPFLIGDSAPESQSDLKEKIKQLSQLSKLEGIKSFTLVIDDPADHSFIGPRPNQSGEDPNLVFETYTRTYEQDEELGLIGMNTEDY, encoded by the exons ATGGATGAGGCTCCAGATACCTTCATCGCAGATTCAGATCAAGCTGAAGTGGCCTCTGCCTGCGTCTGCTGCGGAGAGAATGGAATAACGAGGATGCTCTTGACAAAGATTCCGCACTTTAATG ACATTGTCGTCATATCATTCGAATGCAACAGCTGTGGATACTCCAATAATGAAATACAAGGTGTTTCATCCATAAAGGATCGTGGAGTCAAGATCAAAGTTGAAGTCAATACTAGCAAG GGATTAAACAACCAAGTTGTCATTTCAAATCATTCTTCAATCAAAATAG TTGAGATCGATTTCGAGGTCCCACCAATCCCGCAAAAGGGCGTTGTAACAACTATAGAAGGCCTAGTCTCTGGAATTTCTTCAAATTTGGATGAACACATAAAGTCAATCGCAGAAGCATTAGTAACAAATGTAGATTTGAATATTCAGTTGACAACTGGAGAAGTAAAATCTGCTACAGAATACATTCACATTCTCTCTGAAATCAAGGATAAACTTGTCTCGTATAGTTCTGGCACAGAGCCCTTCACAATTTTGATTGATGATCCGTCTGGAAACAGTTACGTAGAAAATACCGAGTCAATTGTACTTTCAGAGGAAACTTACCAGAGATCGGAGGAGCAGCTAAAGGCAATGGGTTATGCTACAAAGGAGGAAACAAGCCAAGAACTTGACCTTACAAAACCCctggaagatgaagatgttggAAAGGAGGGGCTATCTCTGATTGTTGACTGTCCAAATTGTGGATTGCAAGGGCACAATAAAATTTGTGAAGTACTTGTACCAGGGTTTGGAAGCTGTGTTATTATGGCATTCACATGTGAGAACTGCGGCTCAAAAACAAATGAAATGAAGCCTGGTGGTGGGTACAAggattttggaaaaaagtGGAAGCTAGTTGTGGAGTCTCCCCAGGACCTAAATCGAGATGTCATAATTTCAGAAACTGCAACAATATTCATTGCTCACTTAGATTTTGAGATGACTCCTGGTACAATAGGAAGTGCATTTACTAGTCTTGAAGGTTTAATTATTAAAATGGTTGAGGGACTAGAATCATCGCACCCGTTTCTTATAGGTGATTCTGCGCCTGAATCACAATCAGATCTCAAGGAAAAGATAAAACAACTATCGCAACTCTCAAAATTGGAGGGAATTAAAAGTTTTACACTTGTTATAGATGACCCTGCCGACCATTCCTTCATAGGACCAAGACCAAATCAATCAGGTGAAGATCCAAATCTCGTTTTTGAAACATATACAAGAACATatgaacaagatgaagagcTAGGTCTAATAGGAATGAATACAGAAGACTACTAA